Proteins from a single region of Pseudodesulfovibrio portus:
- a CDS encoding protein-glutamate methylesterase/protein-glutamine glutaminase, with the protein MITVLVVDDSAFMRKAICTMLEKDPGIKVVGAARDGKEGLEMVRSFDPDVVTLDIEMPRMDGLTALRHIMMESPRPVLMVSSLTTEGAESTLKAMELGAVDFIPKQLSKVSLDIIKIERDLIEKVKAVAARKMRHTAPAARPVRQKVAAPVDRRSGKPVRDVVAIGVSTGGPPVVQKILSSLPADFPAGIVIAQHMPAAFTGPFAERLDGVSRLSVKEAETGDVLRPGCVFVAPGGRHVVLDQKVSRIELKVTDEPSGELYKPSANVLISSVAKAVGRRGLGVILTGMGNDGCEGVRALKEKGGRALAQSDSTCVVYGMPKAIVDEKLADEIIDLDDMADSIVSNLYQ; encoded by the coding sequence GTGATTACAGTTTTGGTTGTGGATGATTCCGCATTCATGCGGAAAGCCATCTGCACGATGCTCGAGAAGGACCCGGGCATCAAGGTGGTCGGTGCCGCACGCGATGGCAAGGAAGGCCTGGAAATGGTGCGCTCCTTCGATCCCGACGTTGTCACCCTGGATATCGAGATGCCCAGGATGGACGGTCTTACCGCACTCAGGCACATCATGATGGAATCCCCGAGACCCGTCCTCATGGTCAGCTCCCTGACCACCGAAGGCGCCGAGTCCACCCTGAAGGCCATGGAGCTCGGGGCCGTGGATTTCATCCCCAAGCAGCTTTCCAAGGTTTCTCTGGATATCATCAAGATCGAACGGGACCTGATCGAGAAGGTCAAGGCCGTGGCCGCCCGCAAGATGCGGCATACGGCTCCCGCTGCCAGGCCCGTCCGGCAGAAGGTCGCGGCACCTGTGGACCGCCGGTCCGGCAAGCCGGTTCGCGACGTGGTCGCCATCGGTGTCTCCACCGGCGGGCCCCCTGTCGTGCAGAAGATTCTGTCATCTCTCCCGGCCGATTTCCCGGCGGGCATCGTCATTGCCCAGCACATGCCGGCGGCCTTTACCGGTCCCTTTGCCGAGCGTCTTGACGGCGTCAGCCGGCTCTCGGTCAAGGAAGCCGAAACCGGCGACGTCCTCAGGCCGGGGTGCGTCTTCGTGGCTCCGGGCGGCAGGCATGTGGTTCTGGACCAGAAGGTGAGCCGGATCGAACTGAAGGTCACCGACGAGCCGTCGGGCGAGTTGTACAAGCCTTCGGCCAACGTGCTCATCTCTTCGGTCGCCAAAGCCGTCGGGCGGCGCGGTCTCGGCGTCATCCTTACCGGCATGGGCAACGATGGATGCGAAGGCGTCAGGGCTCTCAAGGAAAAGGGCGGCAGGGCGCTGGCCCAAAGTGATTCCACCTGCGTGGTCTATGGCATGCCCAAGGCCATCGTAGACGAGAAGTTGGCGGATGAA
- a CDS encoding YaiI/YqxD family protein, protein MQIWVDADACPNVIKDVLFKTVLRREIDMTLVANFPLSVPLSPLIKTLHVASGFNEADNEIVRLVEPGDLVITADIPLADAIVDKGATGLNPRGELYTEENVKGLLRMRNLMEELRSANMVSGGPTPIGPKDKQEFTNQLDRFLTRSLRRS, encoded by the coding sequence ATGCAGATATGGGTTGATGCCGACGCCTGTCCCAATGTCATCAAGGATGTTTTGTTCAAGACCGTGCTTCGGCGCGAGATCGACATGACGCTGGTGGCCAACTTTCCTCTTTCCGTTCCCCTTTCGCCGCTGATCAAGACTCTCCATGTGGCGTCCGGCTTCAACGAGGCGGACAATGAAATCGTCCGGCTGGTCGAGCCGGGAGACCTCGTGATCACGGCGGACATCCCCTTGGCCGATGCGATCGTGGACAAGGGAGCCACGGGCCTCAATCCACGTGGCGAGCTGTATACGGAAGAAAACGTGAAAGGGTTGCTGCGAATGCGCAATCTGATGGAGGAACTGCGAAGCGCCAACATGGTCTCCGGCGGTCCGACGCCCATCGGCCCAAAGGATAAGCAGGAATTCACCAATCAGCTGGATCGTTTTTTAACGCGGAGTCTGCGCAGGAGCTGA